Proteins encoded by one window of Prevotella nigrescens:
- a CDS encoding phosphatidate cytidylyltransferase — MTDKQKNLVTRAITGVLFVGVMVAGFMAPHYMIVLFAVITGMTLWEYTGLVSQIEGVSVNRFISVVAGVYFFVAMAGLRLGYVKDFSVFVPYILTIVYLIIAELYLKNENPINNWAYTMLGQMYIALPFAMINVLAFQHDANGNIMADMLLPLSIFIFLWTNDTGAYCSGSLFGRHKLFPRISPAKSWEGCIGGGIFVIAVAVLIGYLTENPTAPNMLTIPQWVGLGIVVAVFGTWGDLAESLFKRTLGIKDSGNILPGHGGMLDRFDSSLIAIPAAVIYLYVLTLI, encoded by the coding sequence ATGACAGACAAGCAGAAGAATCTCGTTACACGTGCCATTACAGGCGTACTCTTTGTGGGTGTCATGGTGGCAGGCTTTATGGCACCGCACTATATGATTGTGCTCTTTGCTGTAATTACCGGAATGACTTTGTGGGAATACACAGGATTGGTTTCGCAAATAGAGGGTGTCAGTGTTAATCGCTTTATTTCGGTTGTGGCTGGCGTGTATTTCTTCGTTGCAATGGCGGGGCTACGATTGGGATATGTAAAAGACTTCAGCGTGTTTGTTCCTTACATTCTTACAATTGTCTATCTCATCATTGCCGAGCTGTATTTGAAGAACGAGAACCCCATTAACAACTGGGCGTACACCATGTTGGGACAGATGTACATAGCATTGCCTTTCGCCATGATTAACGTATTGGCTTTCCAGCACGATGCGAACGGCAACATAATGGCTGATATGCTTTTGCCTTTAAGCATCTTCATCTTCCTGTGGACGAACGATACGGGAGCCTATTGTTCAGGTTCGCTTTTTGGCAGGCACAAGCTCTTTCCACGCATCAGTCCAGCAAAAAGCTGGGAAGGCTGCATTGGCGGTGGCATATTCGTTATTGCCGTGGCTGTACTGATAGGTTATCTTACCGAAAATCCGACGGCACCCAATATGCTGACCATTCCGCAGTGGGTTGGTCTTGGCATTGTTGTGGCAGTCTTCGGTACTTGGGGCGACCTTGCAGAAAGCTTGTTCAAGCGCACACTTGGCATAAAGGATAGTGGAAATATTCTCCCAGGACACGGCGGAATGCTCGACCGTTTCGACTCGTCGCTTATCGCAATTCCTGCTGCCGTCATCTATCTTTACGTGCTTACACTTATATAA
- a CDS encoding TonB-dependent receptor produces MEQLRIKALNVVRLIMFIIVLAMLPTVVNANEELKTNANVVGHITDKATGEPIPHVAVQVLGTMIVSVTNAEGYYHLEDLPLGKQTIEARATGYHAERQMVEVEKNARLTTDFVLKTDEISLDEVVVSSNRSISLRRNAPTLVNVIDTRTFNITNSMCLAQGLNFQPGVRTEDNCANCGFSQVRINGLDGHYSQILIDSRPVFSALQGVYGLEQIPANMIERVEVVRGGGSALYGSSAIGGTINIITKEPLSNYAELAHTFTAYEGGKTFDNNTTVNTSIVSSNNKAGFSVYGQSHNRGGYDRDQDGFTDLPKLINKTIGMGAFLRLNNYSKLKLQYHALNEYRRGGNNLHLPVHESNIAEKLDHNINGGSLSYDLFTPNGLNHLTAYASFQTVSRDSYYGGAGDGSEESKAEALKAYSKTHDTNLMGGMQFVHNFGRLLFMPADLTLGAEYTYDALKDHALGYDVITRQTVRTGSLFLQNEWKNEHWGILLGGRFDKHNLINHLIFSPRVNLRFNATRNVHLRLTYAGGFRAPQTFDEDLHTSMAGGERIKTYLAKDLKEERSNSLSLSADMYYNFGNVQTNFLVEAFYTHLNNVFAQRVLKERDENGIRILERFNAHQATVWGMNAEGKAVFSKWFSLQSGLTVQRSEYKDAVEWDEDAPAEKKFLRTPNVYGYFTMQSSPIKRLSIALSGNYNGRMLVGHAAGSGVEKPVAVRTPSFFTLSLKASYDFDIYKQVKVQFNAGIQNIGNVYQRDLDKGWNRDASYIYGPSLPRCFYVGLKLMY; encoded by the coding sequence ATGGAACAACTGCGCATAAAAGCTCTGAATGTAGTAAGGCTAATCATGTTTATTATAGTGCTGGCTATGTTGCCAACAGTAGTAAATGCAAACGAAGAACTAAAAACAAATGCAAACGTAGTGGGACACATAACTGACAAAGCCACTGGCGAGCCAATACCGCACGTGGCAGTGCAGGTGCTGGGTACGATGATAGTCAGCGTTACCAATGCCGAGGGGTATTACCATCTGGAAGACTTGCCGCTTGGCAAGCAAACAATAGAGGCTCGTGCCACGGGATACCACGCTGAAAGGCAGATGGTTGAAGTGGAGAAGAACGCAAGGCTGACAACAGATTTTGTATTGAAGACTGATGAAATATCGTTGGACGAAGTTGTAGTATCGTCAAATCGCAGCATATCGTTGCGACGCAACGCACCAACGTTGGTGAACGTGATAGATACGCGCACGTTCAACATCACCAATTCCATGTGTCTGGCACAAGGTCTGAACTTTCAGCCCGGTGTGCGCACCGAAGACAATTGCGCCAACTGTGGCTTCTCGCAAGTGCGTATAAACGGGTTGGACGGGCATTATTCGCAGATACTTATCGATTCTCGTCCCGTGTTTTCAGCCTTGCAGGGCGTTTACGGCTTGGAGCAGATACCTGCCAATATGATAGAGCGGGTAGAAGTAGTGCGAGGTGGAGGCTCGGCATTGTATGGCTCGTCGGCAATAGGTGGAACCATCAACATCATTACGAAAGAACCACTGAGCAATTACGCTGAGTTGGCGCATACGTTCACGGCTTACGAAGGAGGAAAGACATTCGATAACAACACCACTGTAAACACTTCCATTGTGTCGAGCAACAATAAAGCAGGCTTCTCGGTTTATGGGCAGAGCCATAATCGTGGCGGTTACGACAGAGACCAAGACGGCTTTACCGACCTTCCAAAGCTAATCAACAAAACCATTGGTATGGGTGCTTTCCTACGATTGAACAACTATTCCAAGCTGAAACTGCAATACCACGCTTTGAACGAATATCGTCGTGGTGGCAACAACCTGCACCTGCCTGTACACGAATCGAATATTGCAGAAAAACTCGACCATAATATCAATGGCGGTTCGCTGAGTTACGACCTCTTCACTCCTAACGGATTGAACCATCTTACGGCTTATGCTTCGTTTCAAACCGTATCGCGCGATAGCTATTATGGTGGTGCGGGCGACGGTTCGGAAGAAAGCAAGGCAGAGGCTTTGAAGGCTTACAGCAAGACCCACGACACGAACTTAATGGGAGGTATGCAGTTTGTTCACAACTTCGGACGTTTGCTTTTTATGCCTGCCGACCTTACTTTGGGTGCTGAATATACCTACGATGCACTGAAAGACCACGCACTCGGCTACGATGTCATTACCCGACAAACCGTGCGGACTGGTAGCTTGTTCCTTCAAAACGAATGGAAGAACGAACATTGGGGCATACTCTTGGGTGGTCGTTTCGACAAGCACAATCTCATCAACCACCTTATTTTCAGTCCGCGAGTGAATCTGCGCTTCAATGCAACTCGCAATGTTCATTTGCGTTTAACCTATGCAGGCGGATTCCGTGCACCACAGACATTCGACGAAGACTTGCATACGAGTATGGCAGGCGGCGAGCGAATAAAGACCTATTTGGCGAAAGACTTGAAGGAAGAACGCTCTAACAGTTTGAGCCTCTCAGCCGATATGTACTATAACTTTGGCAATGTGCAGACCAACTTCTTGGTGGAAGCCTTCTATACACACCTGAACAATGTGTTTGCACAGCGTGTATTGAAGGAACGCGACGAAAATGGCATTCGCATTCTCGAACGTTTCAATGCCCATCAGGCAACAGTCTGGGGTATGAATGCAGAGGGAAAGGCAGTGTTCTCTAAGTGGTTCTCTTTGCAAAGCGGCCTCACAGTGCAGCGCAGCGAATACAAGGACGCTGTGGAATGGGACGAAGATGCGCCTGCCGAAAAGAAGTTTTTGCGTACACCGAACGTATATGGCTACTTCACGATGCAGTCATCGCCCATTAAGCGTTTGTCCATTGCCCTTTCAGGCAACTATAATGGACGTATGCTCGTAGGGCACGCAGCAGGTTCAGGCGTAGAAAAGCCTGTGGCGGTGCGCACGCCATCGTTCTTCACATTGAGTTTAAAGGCAAGTTACGACTTCGATATTTACAAACAAGTAAAGGTGCAGTTCAATGCGGGCATACAAAATATAGGCAATGTTTACCAGCGCGATTTAGACAAAGGCTGGAACCGCGACGCTTCCTATATCTATGGTCCGTCGCTCCCACGCTGTTTCTATGTAGGGTTGAAACTGATGTACTAG
- a CDS encoding magnesium transporter CorA family protein has translation MKTYWNISGKLNTIKEWQPNCWIQVTCPTEQEQQELEETYNIPDYFISDISDTDERARYEYDDGWMLIILRIPYVKEIRSRTPYTTVPLGIIHKRDVTITVCNFETNMMLDFVSFQQKRGEGFTDYVDMIFRLFLCSAVWYLKRLKQISNLIDKAKHNLDQEVNNESLIGLSRLQDSLTYFVTSIRGNENLLAKLKFKLQVDELDADLIEDVNIEMSQAREITSIYTDILESTMDTYSSIINNNMNTVMRTLTSVSIIMMFPTLISSLFGMNLINGMETSQWGFAIALILSVLVSGVTWWILRRKRLI, from the coding sequence ATGAAGACATATTGGAATATTAGTGGGAAACTAAACACGATTAAAGAATGGCAGCCTAACTGCTGGATACAGGTTACTTGCCCTACCGAGCAAGAACAACAAGAATTAGAAGAGACTTATAACATTCCAGATTATTTTATTTCGGACATCAGCGATACCGACGAGCGTGCACGCTACGAGTACGACGACGGCTGGATGCTCATCATCTTGCGTATTCCCTACGTAAAGGAAATACGTTCCCGCACGCCTTATACAACAGTGCCATTGGGTATTATCCACAAGCGCGACGTAACCATTACGGTGTGCAACTTCGAAACCAACATGATGCTCGACTTCGTTTCGTTCCAGCAAAAGCGCGGAGAGGGCTTCACCGACTATGTGGATATGATATTCCGACTTTTCCTTTGCTCTGCTGTCTGGTACTTGAAACGATTGAAGCAGATAAGCAATCTTATAGACAAAGCAAAGCACAATCTTGACCAAGAGGTGAACAACGAAAGCCTTATCGGCTTGAGCCGTCTGCAAGATTCGCTCACTTACTTCGTTACATCTATTCGTGGCAACGAGAATTTGTTGGCTAAACTGAAGTTTAAGCTACAGGTAGATGAATTGGATGCCGACTTGATTGAAGACGTAAATATTGAGATGAGTCAGGCACGGGAAATAACAAGCATTTATACCGATATTCTCGAATCGACAATGGACACCTATTCGAGCATCATTAACAACAACATGAACACCGTGATGCGAACACTTACTTCAGTATCTATTATAATGATGTTCCCCACGCTCATTTCCTCGCTTTTCGGAATGAATCTTATAAATGGTATGGAAACATCGCAATGGGGATTTGCCATTGCACTTATCCTTTCAGTTCTTGTTTCTGGAGTTACATGGTGGATTTTACGCCGTAAGCGATTAATATAA
- the rsfS gene encoding ribosome silencing factor yields MNTEKKLVDTIVEGIQEKKGCGIVIADLSEIDGTICKYFVICQGNSPQQVEAIAGSVSDYVRECYGEKPINCIGLGTNQWVAIDYADVLVHIFIPETRAYYDLEHLWEDATLTQIADLD; encoded by the coding sequence ATGAATACAGAAAAAAAGTTAGTAGACACAATAGTAGAAGGAATACAAGAAAAGAAAGGATGTGGCATAGTTATTGCAGATTTATCGGAGATTGACGGTACTATCTGTAAATACTTCGTAATATGCCAGGGCAATTCTCCACAACAAGTGGAAGCCATAGCAGGTTCAGTAAGCGATTACGTTCGTGAGTGTTATGGAGAAAAACCAATCAATTGTATCGGATTAGGTACTAATCAATGGGTGGCAATAGACTATGCCGACGTGCTTGTGCATATCTTTATTCCGGAGACAAGAGCGTATTACGACCTTGAACATCTGTGGGAAGATGCAACATTAACACAAATCGCAGACTTGGACTAA
- a CDS encoding GNAT family N-acetyltransferase, whose product MGDVRIEKGINKNNALLLCKWSNEQGKEFQEQWMGPKISYPLNYGKIKELENVFSIFNQGEFIGMIQEVRIDKDNIHIGRFVIDPRKTGLGLGTEALKRFVDFIFGSDNIKSISLTVFDFNQRAKRIYEKVGFEINEVIEAPKLKYIMKRYR is encoded by the coding sequence ATGGGGGATGTAAGGATTGAAAAGGGAATTAATAAAAACAATGCCTTGCTTTTATGTAAATGGTCCAATGAACAAGGAAAAGAGTTTCAGGAGCAATGGATGGGGCCTAAAATTTCTTACCCGCTGAACTATGGCAAAATAAAAGAACTGGAGAATGTATTTTCGATATTCAACCAAGGAGAATTTATCGGAATGATACAAGAAGTACGGATTGACAAGGATAACATACACATAGGTAGATTTGTAATAGATCCTCGAAAAACAGGATTGGGCTTGGGGACAGAGGCATTAAAAAGATTTGTAGATTTCATTTTTGGAAGTGATAATATTAAAAGTATTTCCCTGACGGTCTTTGATTTCAACCAAAGGGCAAAGAGAATTTATGAAAAAGTTGGGTTTGAAATCAATGAGGTAATTGAGGCTCCAAAGCTGAAATACATTATGAAGAGATACAGGTAA
- a CDS encoding HU family DNA-binding protein has translation MAISIRLQQSKFKEANRGGKWHARVVSNGETSTADLAAAIQANTSFTRGEVTGIIMALVDEISYNLSLGNTVVLDGLGRFHLTVESDPVINKEDFDIKKNVKGVKCKFLPASRRDPKTRKSTQDFASGVQVVWADPEDEEE, from the coding sequence ATGGCAATAAGTATCAGACTACAACAAAGTAAGTTTAAAGAAGCCAATCGTGGAGGTAAATGGCACGCACGGGTTGTAAGCAACGGAGAGACATCGACAGCCGACCTTGCAGCAGCTATTCAGGCTAATACATCGTTCACACGCGGAGAAGTTACGGGCATTATTATGGCATTAGTCGATGAAATTAGTTATAATCTAAGTCTTGGCAACACCGTTGTACTCGACGGATTAGGACGATTTCATCTGACAGTAGAGAGCGATCCTGTTATAAATAAAGAAGACTTCGACATTAAAAAGAATGTAAAAGGAGTGAAATGTAAATTCTTGCCAGCAAGTCGCCGAGACCCTAAGACTCGGAAAAGCACACAAGACTTCGCATCAGGCGTACAAGTGGTGTGGGCTGACCCTGAAGATGAGGAAGAATAA
- a CDS encoding DUF349 domain-containing protein, protein MMDSQENALNQGLEDAKQPEMTVEQTANDAETTTDDAKKTAATVIDNQQLRAENTLTKKIYNSKKEIVERLKEIANSEDTPEKAEIDYLKTSFYRIHTTERDAQQKAYIEAGGDPEKYQVLPDEEEEEFRAEMTIIKEKRQKAFLEQEELKQENLKKKESIIDRIKAMATTPEEANKNFQEFKSLQQEWKTIKPVPAEKVNELWRNYQLYVEQFYDLLNLNREAREYDFKKNLEKKTQLCEAAEKLADEQDVISAFHQLQDLHQEYRETGPVEKELREQIWQRFKAASTVINKRHQQHFEEIRAEEEENLVKKTALCEKVEDIVRQERKNTGDWDSQSKEIIALQQEWKTIGFTPQKMNTKIFERFRAACDEFFTKKGEYFKELKEKYAENAKRKQELVEKAQALKDSTDWKKTSDKLIALQKEWKTIGMVPKRLGDQLWEDFLAACNHFFEARNAVHANERNEERENLVKKNEIIEKLKQLAEGTVENLQEEMRKLTDEFNSIGHVPFKEKDKMFKEYHETLDKLYKTLNIKASNRRMDNFRNNLKKVVQRGENAIDNERGRLVRRFEQLRQDINTYENNLGFLSISSKKGNNLIDDMNRRVQKLKDELEEIKQKIKTIDAERKD, encoded by the coding sequence ATGATGGACTCTCAAGAGAATGCCCTTAATCAGGGATTAGAAGACGCAAAACAGCCTGAAATGACTGTAGAACAAACCGCCAATGATGCCGAAACAACAACAGATGATGCGAAGAAGACAGCAGCGACGGTAATCGATAACCAACAATTAAGGGCTGAGAACACCCTCACCAAAAAGATTTACAACTCTAAAAAAGAGATTGTAGAACGACTAAAAGAAATTGCTAACAGTGAAGATACCCCAGAAAAGGCAGAGATAGATTATCTGAAGACATCTTTTTATCGTATTCATACAACAGAACGCGATGCCCAGCAAAAAGCTTATATCGAAGCTGGTGGCGATCCAGAAAAATATCAGGTGTTACCAGACGAGGAGGAAGAGGAATTCAGAGCTGAGATGACTATTATCAAAGAAAAACGTCAGAAAGCATTCTTGGAGCAAGAAGAACTTAAACAAGAAAACCTGAAGAAGAAAGAAAGCATTATTGATAGAATAAAGGCAATGGCTACAACGCCAGAAGAAGCAAACAAGAACTTCCAGGAATTTAAATCGTTACAGCAAGAATGGAAAACCATAAAACCTGTGCCTGCAGAAAAGGTTAACGAGCTATGGCGCAACTACCAGCTGTACGTTGAACAATTTTACGATTTGCTGAACCTCAACCGTGAGGCACGCGAATACGATTTCAAGAAGAATCTTGAGAAAAAAACGCAACTTTGCGAAGCTGCGGAGAAACTTGCAGACGAGCAAGATGTCATCAGCGCCTTCCATCAACTACAAGATTTACATCAGGAATATCGCGAGACTGGTCCGGTAGAAAAGGAACTCCGCGAACAGATATGGCAACGTTTCAAGGCTGCCAGTACCGTAATCAACAAACGACACCAGCAGCATTTCGAGGAAATACGTGCTGAAGAAGAAGAAAATCTTGTCAAGAAGACAGCACTTTGCGAGAAGGTAGAAGACATCGTAAGACAGGAACGCAAGAACACAGGCGACTGGGACAGCCAGTCAAAAGAAATCATAGCCTTGCAGCAAGAGTGGAAAACCATCGGTTTCACACCTCAGAAGATGAACACTAAAATCTTTGAACGCTTCCGTGCCGCATGCGATGAGTTCTTCACGAAGAAGGGCGAATACTTCAAAGAACTGAAAGAAAAGTACGCCGAGAATGCAAAGCGCAAACAAGAACTTGTAGAAAAGGCACAGGCATTGAAAGATTCTACCGATTGGAAGAAGACGTCAGACAAGCTCATTGCCCTACAAAAGGAATGGAAAACAATTGGAATGGTTCCTAAGCGATTGGGAGACCAACTTTGGGAAGACTTCCTTGCAGCCTGCAATCATTTCTTTGAAGCTCGCAATGCAGTGCATGCTAACGAGCGTAACGAGGAACGCGAGAACCTTGTAAAGAAGAACGAGATTATAGAAAAGCTCAAGCAGCTTGCCGAAGGTACAGTAGAGAACCTGCAGGAAGAAATGCGCAAGCTCACCGATGAGTTCAACTCGATAGGCCATGTGCCATTCAAAGAGAAGGACAAGATGTTCAAAGAGTATCACGAAACACTTGATAAACTCTACAAGACATTGAACATTAAGGCATCTAACCGGCGTATGGACAACTTCCGTAATAATTTAAAGAAGGTTGTCCAACGTGGCGAGAATGCAATCGATAATGAACGTGGACGTCTTGTTCGTCGTTTTGAACAATTAAGACAAGACATCAACACATACGAAAACAACCTTGGCTTCCTCAGTATCAGCAGTAAGAAAGGAAATAATCTTATCGATGACATGAATCGTCGTGTGCAAAAACTAAAGGACGAGCTGGAAGAAATAAAACAAAAAATCAAGACTATCGATGCAGAGAGAAAAGATTAA
- a CDS encoding aminoacyl-histidine dipeptidase encodes MSEIRNLKPELLWRNFDDLTQIPRPTGHMEKVQAFLLDFAKKVGVEAFVDPAGNVVMRKPATPGYENRKGVILQAHMDMVPQKSPDSNHNFETDPIETHITDGWVYANNTTLGADNGAGVAAIMGVMEDKTLKHGPIEGLITRDEETGMFGANDLPEGELQGDILLNLDSETWGKFVIGSAGGVDIDSTLKYKEVANDQETAVRITLKGFRGGHSGLEIHEGRANANKEMVRFVRNAMAELGVRLAVWQGGNMRNAIPFKAEVVLALAKDKVAALKEMVEAQRQLIESEFKTIESNVEFFVEDAEKPAALVPAEIQDNIINAIYAVHNGVLRMIPAYPDVVETSSNLAIVNIDANNTHFKILVRSAREDMREYLAAQIKSCFDLAGMKTELSARYGGWDPNPNSEILNLLEKVYKEQTGEDVIVQADHAGLECSIILGKYPHLDVVSLGPTIRSPHTATERFKIDTAQPFWDLLVKTLEEIPAK; translated from the coding sequence ATGAGTGAAATTAGAAATCTCAAGCCAGAACTTCTTTGGCGCAACTTTGACGATTTGACACAAATACCACGTCCAACTGGACACATGGAAAAGGTGCAGGCTTTCTTGCTCGACTTTGCAAAGAAAGTTGGAGTTGAAGCATTTGTAGACCCCGCAGGAAACGTTGTTATGCGCAAACCAGCCACTCCGGGCTACGAAAACCGCAAGGGCGTCATACTTCAGGCACACATGGATATGGTGCCACAGAAAAGTCCTGACAGCAACCATAACTTTGAAACAGACCCTATCGAAACTCACATTACCGATGGTTGGGTTTATGCGAACAATACAACACTTGGTGCCGATAATGGTGCTGGCGTTGCTGCAATTATGGGTGTTATGGAAGACAAGACTTTGAAACACGGGCCTATCGAAGGACTTATTACAAGGGACGAAGAGACGGGTATGTTCGGTGCAAACGACCTTCCTGAAGGCGAATTGCAGGGCGACATATTGCTAAACTTGGATTCTGAAACATGGGGCAAGTTCGTTATCGGCTCTGCTGGCGGTGTTGATATAGACTCAACATTGAAGTATAAGGAAGTTGCCAACGACCAGGAAACAGCTGTCAGGATTACATTGAAGGGCTTCCGTGGTGGGCATTCTGGTCTTGAAATACACGAAGGACGTGCTAACGCAAACAAAGAAATGGTACGTTTCGTTCGCAACGCTATGGCTGAACTTGGTGTCCGCTTAGCTGTATGGCAAGGTGGCAATATGCGCAATGCTATTCCTTTCAAGGCAGAAGTTGTACTTGCACTTGCTAAAGATAAAGTTGCAGCACTCAAAGAAATGGTGGAAGCACAGCGTCAATTGATTGAAAGCGAGTTTAAAACGATTGAAAGCAACGTCGAATTCTTTGTTGAAGATGCAGAAAAGCCTGCTGCACTTGTTCCTGCAGAAATCCAGGACAACATCATCAACGCTATCTATGCTGTTCATAATGGTGTTTTGCGTATGATTCCAGCTTATCCTGACGTTGTTGAAACTTCTTCTAACCTTGCCATAGTAAATATTGATGCAAACAACACTCACTTTAAAATCCTTGTTCGTTCTGCCCGTGAAGATATGAGAGAATATCTTGCAGCACAGATTAAGAGTTGCTTCGACTTGGCAGGTATGAAGACGGAACTCAGTGCAAGATACGGTGGCTGGGACCCAAATCCAAACAGCGAAATCTTGAACTTGCTGGAAAAGGTGTATAAAGAACAAACTGGCGAAGATGTAATTGTACAGGCAGACCACGCAGGACTCGAATGTTCAATTATTCTCGGCAAGTATCCACACCTTGACGTTGTTAGTCTTGGCCCGACTATTCGTAGCCCCCACACAGCAACAGAACGCTTCAAGATAGACACTGCACAGCCTTTCTGGGACTTGTTGGTGAAGACTTTGGAAGAAATTCCTGCTAAATAA
- the ftsH gene encoding ATP-dependent zinc metalloprotease FtsH, whose product MDNQNPNNNPKMPKFNMNWLYVMALIFLVLLFSSKGMDSFFSTSESMTRDYTTFVNYINKGYATRVVINKKESTLQMYVRPDHVRDIFKRGVEQVGKSPYITVEIGSIDNLEVFLNAALKQKKILGYSYENKDEHGFTDIIVGLLPWILIIGFWLFIMRRMNSGAGGGGVFSVGKSKAKIYEKGGELGVTFKDVAGQEGAKQEVQEIVDFLKNPRKYTELGGKIPKGALLVGPPGTGKTLLAKAVAGEAGAPFFSMSGSDFVEMFVGVGASRVRDAFRQAKEKAPSIIFIDEIDAVGRARSKNPSMGGNDERENTLNALLTEMDGFGTNSGVIVLAATNRVDMLDKALLRAGRFDRQIHVDLPDLPERKAIFQVHLRPLKLEKNLDIDLLARQTPGFSGADIANVCNEAALIAARHNKEAVGRQDFLDAVDRIIGGLEKKTKILTAAEKRSIALHEAGHATISWFCEFANPLVKVSIVPRGQALGAAWYLPEERPITTKEQMLDEMCALLGGRAAEELFTGHISTGAMNDLERATKSAFGMIAYAGMGDKLPNICYYNNDASFQKPYSETTGKIIDEEVLKTVNEQYARAKEILLEHSEGHAKLAQLLIEREVIMAEDVERIFGKRPWVSRTVELMDAEENTKLSLDAMPECVKQAQAEHEAAVRQAEVGDKANVDTTEEDVETKKQ is encoded by the coding sequence ATGGACAATCAGAATCCAAACAACAATCCGAAGATGCCTAAGTTCAACATGAACTGGTTGTACGTAATGGCACTTATTTTTTTAGTGCTGCTCTTTTCATCGAAAGGTATGGATAGTTTCTTTTCAACAAGCGAAAGTATGACAAGAGACTATACTACTTTTGTGAACTATATTAATAAAGGTTATGCCACACGCGTCGTCATAAACAAAAAGGAAAGTACGCTCCAAATGTATGTACGTCCCGACCACGTGCGAGACATTTTTAAAAGAGGCGTAGAACAAGTTGGAAAATCGCCTTATATAACGGTAGAGATTGGTTCTATAGACAATCTTGAAGTTTTCTTAAATGCAGCACTCAAACAAAAGAAGATTTTAGGATACAGTTATGAGAATAAAGACGAACATGGTTTTACCGATATAATTGTAGGCTTGTTGCCTTGGATTCTGATTATAGGCTTCTGGCTCTTCATAATGCGACGCATGAACAGTGGCGCAGGCGGTGGAGGTGTGTTCAGCGTTGGAAAGTCTAAGGCAAAAATATATGAAAAAGGTGGCGAATTAGGCGTTACCTTTAAAGATGTAGCCGGTCAGGAAGGTGCAAAGCAGGAAGTACAAGAGATTGTAGACTTCTTGAAGAATCCACGGAAATACACCGAGTTAGGTGGCAAGATTCCTAAAGGTGCATTGCTTGTTGGTCCTCCGGGAACTGGTAAAACATTATTGGCAAAGGCAGTAGCAGGCGAAGCAGGCGCACCATTCTTCTCCATGAGTGGTTCCGACTTTGTAGAAATGTTCGTGGGTGTGGGTGCAAGCCGCGTTCGCGATGCATTCCGACAAGCCAAAGAGAAAGCACCGTCTATTATATTCATCGACGAAATAGATGCAGTGGGGCGCGCTCGCTCGAAAAATCCATCTATGGGAGGCAACGACGAACGCGAGAATACGCTGAATGCGCTGCTTACGGAGATGGACGGATTCGGTACAAACAGCGGTGTTATCGTATTGGCAGCTACCAACCGTGTAGATATGCTCGACAAGGCACTGCTCCGTGCAGGACGTTTCGACCGACAAATCCACGTCGATTTGCCAGACTTGCCAGAACGTAAAGCCATCTTCCAAGTGCATTTGCGCCCATTGAAGTTGGAGAAAAATCTCGATATAGACCTTCTTGCACGCCAGACTCCAGGTTTCTCGGGTGCTGATATTGCCAACGTGTGTAACGAGGCTGCGCTGATTGCGGCTCGCCACAACAAAGAAGCCGTGGGTAGACAGGATTTCTTGGATGCGGTAGACCGCATTATCGGTGGATTGGAGAAGAAGACAAAGATACTCACAGCAGCTGAAAAACGTTCCATAGCACTTCACGAGGCAGGACATGCCACCATAAGTTGGTTCTGCGAGTTTGCCAATCCACTTGTAAAAGTAAGCATTGTGCCGCGCGGTCAGGCTCTTGGTGCTGCATGGTATCTTCCCGAAGAACGCCCCATTACAACTAAAGAACAAATGCTCGACGAAATGTGTGCATTACTTGGTGGACGTGCTGCAGAAGAACTCTTCACTGGACATATTTCTACCGGAGCGATGAACGATTTGGAACGGGCTACGAAAAGTGCATTCGGAATGATAGCCTATGCAGGTATGGGCGACAAGTTACCAAATATCTGTTATTATAACAACGATGCAAGTTTCCAAAAACCTTATTCAGAGACAACAGGCAAAATAATTGACGAAGAAGTATTAAAAACTGTGAACGAGCAATATGCACGTGCAAAGGAAATATTGCTTGAACACAGCGAAGGACATGCCAAACTGGCACAACTGCTTATCGAACGCGAAGTAATCATGGCTGAAGACGTTGAAAGAATATTTGGTAAACGTCCTTGGGTCAGTCGTACAGTGGAACTGATGGATGCAGAAGAGAATACTAAATTATCGCTCGACGCAATGCCGGAATGTGTAAAGCAGGCACAGGCAGAACACGAAGCAGCGGTCAGACAGGCAGAAGTGGGGGACAAAGCAAATGTTGATACCACCGAAGAAGATGTTGAAACCAAAAAACAATAG